One genomic window of Fervidobacterium thailandense includes the following:
- a CDS encoding glycosyltransferase, which translates to MDIFQSINQFILQKNFSKAKELATNIPSEVDRYNVLGIIHFYEGNLDGALELFQTALKIDPVHPDVLFNYSKTLFEKGNYFESWRYLTRIPEKTWEVWDMLGDTQLKLGNPAMALHYYDKAFKSSNIPELKQKYDEVRKQYYKGNKLAIFCLPGLDSFIHDIASILSHVYDVRLAITTDSKQIVDTYTWADIVWLEWANEMAVQITNKLPKGHKKVLCRLHGYEALRTDFLSSLNWDNVDVILFVAWHVQKTAYMNNPNLSKKRSFVVNNGVNLSSFRFKNRYPGTDLVFVGNFNYKKNPALAIQILLKLIKKSPEYKLYWKGVIQDQRLKEYTDYLLEELNLKENFVFEEFGKDVDQFLENKNIFLSTSIHEGYGVAILEAMAKGLKPVIHNFFVAKEFYPQEFLFNDVDEAVAMITSNEYDSEKYRRFVEETSSLEKQIASILEILNEIKTVGTENNILSERVESQSCSISDKKRNNSNWDELWKDYSQFDSTKIMSEYFGASLRSETLEVLNRFFKLCGARILEVGTGTGAHALEFGIRGAEVVGIDVSENSIHLAKKLVSEYGAKNVSFEVYDGFLLSKKWSKEFFDIVFSRGVIEHFNDEELLKLLKEMAYAGKYVVVTVPYSKSEIYRLSKELRIQTNTWSYGFERDFETLRGIFERAGLIMLHEEVIGVGAEAGYARWINPNVVSLKLAENLTKFFRNESAGSWLVAIGTANEYLANIFKSLQPRQKIAFVEGMPRIYERDIPPVSIVVPILNRKKYISRLLENISHQVFRDFELIIVDDGSTDGTLDEVNKDKELLADCEVKIIRNETNLGTFKARQIGAENSEGKFVVFHDADDLIHPKTIERLLNDIENFEDRKPLLAVPCALMNNGSFIGQIWSVNFFKNDIERFTEEIIALSGRTSIINTLLDRQEVVNTGNTILKLLSYVGIEKLSVAEDSLLGDMLTLEGNLLFLPVFYTYCGYERGNPDSFSKKLERRIMDIPVWIGLLVNFLTYKKKMFDEKYLFEIERLMKENALKFYGEINGKKLIERYEFYKREFRKVLTNHAE; encoded by the coding sequence ATGGACATCTTCCAGAGTATCAACCAATTCATTTTGCAAAAAAACTTCTCGAAGGCAAAAGAACTGGCTACGAACATTCCCAGTGAGGTGGACAGATACAACGTTCTTGGAATTATTCACTTCTATGAGGGAAATCTCGATGGAGCTCTCGAACTATTCCAAACTGCGCTTAAAATTGATCCCGTGCACCCAGACGTTCTTTTCAATTACTCAAAGACGCTTTTTGAAAAGGGAAACTACTTCGAATCGTGGAGGTACTTAACCAGGATTCCTGAGAAAACCTGGGAAGTTTGGGATATGCTTGGTGACACGCAACTCAAACTCGGAAACCCAGCTATGGCCTTGCACTACTATGATAAAGCCTTCAAATCCTCAAATATCCCAGAGCTTAAACAAAAATATGACGAAGTAAGAAAACAATACTACAAGGGAAACAAACTTGCAATTTTTTGCCTTCCAGGACTTGATAGCTTCATTCATGACATAGCAAGCATTCTATCGCACGTTTACGATGTTCGGTTGGCAATTACAACTGATTCCAAACAGATCGTAGACACTTACACCTGGGCTGATATCGTATGGCTCGAATGGGCTAATGAAATGGCAGTTCAAATAACAAATAAACTACCTAAGGGACACAAAAAAGTACTTTGCAGACTTCACGGATATGAAGCGCTAAGAACAGATTTTCTATCATCCTTAAATTGGGATAACGTAGATGTTATACTCTTCGTTGCATGGCACGTTCAAAAGACGGCTTATATGAATAATCCAAACTTGAGCAAGAAAAGAAGCTTTGTCGTTAATAATGGCGTGAATCTTTCTTCTTTTCGGTTCAAGAATCGCTATCCCGGGACTGACTTAGTTTTTGTAGGAAACTTCAACTATAAAAAGAATCCAGCTCTGGCCATTCAAATATTGTTGAAGCTGATAAAAAAATCACCAGAATACAAACTTTATTGGAAAGGTGTCATTCAGGATCAAAGGTTGAAAGAATACACTGATTATCTACTTGAGGAATTAAACTTAAAAGAAAATTTCGTCTTCGAGGAATTCGGTAAAGACGTCGACCAATTTCTTGAGAACAAAAATATATTCCTCTCAACAAGTATACACGAAGGCTACGGTGTTGCAATTCTAGAAGCCATGGCTAAAGGTCTAAAACCAGTTATACATAACTTCTTTGTCGCAAAGGAGTTCTATCCTCAAGAATTTTTATTTAATGATGTTGATGAGGCAGTTGCAATGATTACATCTAACGAGTATGACAGTGAAAAATACAGAAGATTTGTCGAAGAAACCAGCTCTCTTGAAAAGCAAATTGCATCAATTTTAGAAATTCTTAATGAAATTAAGACTGTTGGTACCGAGAACAACATTTTGTCTGAAAGAGTTGAGTCGCAATCATGTAGTATTTCTGACAAGAAAAGAAATAATTCTAACTGGGACGAACTATGGAAAGATTATTCACAGTTTGATAGCACCAAAATAATGAGTGAATATTTTGGTGCTTCACTACGTTCTGAAACGCTCGAAGTTTTAAACAGATTCTTCAAACTTTGCGGAGCCAGAATTCTCGAAGTCGGTACTGGAACTGGAGCGCACGCTTTGGAATTTGGTATTCGCGGAGCAGAGGTTGTTGGTATTGATGTTTCTGAGAACTCAATTCATCTTGCGAAAAAACTAGTAAGCGAGTATGGTGCAAAGAACGTGAGTTTTGAGGTTTACGATGGCTTTCTACTTTCAAAAAAATGGTCCAAAGAGTTCTTTGATATTGTGTTCAGCAGGGGTGTAATTGAGCATTTTAATGATGAGGAATTACTTAAACTTTTGAAAGAAATGGCATATGCAGGAAAATATGTTGTGGTTACTGTACCTTACTCAAAATCTGAAATTTACAGGCTATCAAAAGAGCTCAGGATACAAACTAACACGTGGAGTTACGGTTTTGAAAGAGACTTTGAAACCCTGAGAGGAATTTTTGAACGAGCAGGCTTAATAATGCTCCACGAAGAGGTAATAGGGGTTGGAGCAGAAGCGGGATATGCAAGATGGATTAATCCTAATGTAGTTTCTCTAAAATTGGCAGAGAACCTAACTAAATTTTTTAGGAACGAATCTGCTGGTTCTTGGCTCGTTGCAATAGGTACAGCAAATGAATACCTTGCTAATATTTTTAAGTCACTTCAACCGAGACAAAAAATTGCTTTTGTAGAGGGTATGCCAAGAATTTATGAACGCGATATTCCACCGGTATCAATAGTTGTCCCAATACTTAATCGCAAAAAATACATAAGTAGGTTGCTAGAAAACATAAGTCATCAAGTTTTTAGAGATTTTGAGTTGATCATAGTTGACGACGGTTCCACTGATGGAACTCTTGATGAAGTGAATAAAGACAAAGAATTATTAGCTGATTGTGAGGTAAAGATAATACGTAATGAGACAAATCTTGGAACCTTCAAAGCAAGACAAATCGGTGCAGAAAATAGTGAAGGAAAGTTTGTAGTTTTTCATGATGCAGATGATTTAATCCATCCAAAGACAATAGAAAGATTGCTAAATGATATTGAAAATTTTGAAGATCGAAAACCTTTGCTTGCAGTCCCGTGTGCACTGATGAATAACGGCAGTTTCATTGGTCAAATTTGGTCTGTAAATTTCTTCAAAAACGATATTGAGCGTTTTACGGAAGAGATTATTGCCCTCAGCGGTCGAACATCCATAATTAACACATTACTTGATAGACAAGAAGTTGTGAACACAGGAAATACCATCTTGAAACTGTTGAGTTATGTTGGGATCGAAAAACTTTCTGTTGCTGAAGATTCTCTTCTTGGGGATATGCTAACTCTTGAAGGAAATCTGTTATTTTTGCCGGTATTCTATACCTACTGTGGGTATGAAAGAGGAAATCCTGATTCGTTTTCAAAAAAGTTGGAGAGAAGAATTATGGATATACCTGTTTGGATCGGACTATTAGTAAACTTCTTAACCTACAAGAAAAAAATGTTCGACGAAAAGTATCTCTTTGAAATCGAAAGATTAATGAAGGAGAACGCATTGAAATTCTATGGCGAAATCAATGGCAAGAAATTGATCGAGAGATATGAGTTTTATAAAAGAGAATTTAGAAAGGTGCTGACGAACCATGCAGAATAA
- a CDS encoding flagellin — protein sequence MRINHNINALNSWRNITMVNMDMSKTLERLSSGLRINRAGDDAAGLAISEKMRGQIRGLEMAVKNAQDAISLIQTAEGALTEVHSILQRMRELAVQAASDTNTNVDRNQIQAELDQLREEIDRIARTTEFNTKKLLDGKIESFRAYQDVKVVTGGNFDLKVVNSGSVTVLAANSGTTLANIATSFTNGTVVALRIGNVNVGNVTIDISGATVYVRYAGQTLGSVAISNDSTNALKTLTLGDLRFEFTLSDASTGANVKARVERLNITLTTSKAAVANVNFTDVAEGSYIVEVGQFRGAQTSALDVRINYFNETGLASAPIVDFSQGRYIFAENQPNVNGSLSTTNNGFFLTLTASTITGRGIIFTWDPTVYNINSFGDALPTEAVIDSGVVRAEERNYRDTSLVFQIGANEGHNMIAGLDDMRAAALGLTRDSLKVTDQNSAERTIMVIDAAIHKVSTARAALGAVQNRLEHTIANLGVAAENLTAAESRIRDADMAKEMMQFTKQQILLQSSMAMLAQANAQPQNVLQLLR from the coding sequence ATGAGGATTAACCACAACATCAACGCTCTGAACAGCTGGCGCAACATCACGATGGTCAACATGGACATGAGCAAGACGCTCGAGAGGCTCTCTTCAGGTTTGAGGATCAACAGAGCCGGTGATGATGCGGCTGGTCTTGCCATCAGTGAAAAGATGAGGGGCCAGATCCGCGGTTTGGAGATGGCAGTAAAGAACGCGCAAGATGCGATTTCCTTGATTCAAACAGCGGAAGGAGCACTTACGGAAGTTCACTCGATACTCCAGAGGATGAGGGAACTTGCAGTTCAAGCGGCATCAGATACCAACACAAACGTTGACAGAAACCAGATCCAAGCCGAGCTTGACCAGTTGAGAGAGGAAATCGACAGAATCGCCAGGACAACGGAATTCAACACAAAGAAATTACTCGATGGAAAGATCGAAAGCTTCAGGGCATACCAAGATGTAAAAGTGGTTACCGGAGGAAACTTTGATTTAAAAGTTGTAAACAGTGGAAGTGTAACCGTTCTGGCTGCGAATTCCGGAACGACTCTTGCAAACATAGCAACGAGTTTTACGAACGGCACTGTTGTGGCGCTCAGAATAGGAAATGTCAATGTTGGTAATGTGACAATTGATATCTCTGGCGCAACAGTTTATGTGAGATACGCGGGTCAAACTTTGGGAAGTGTGGCTATTTCTAACGATTCAACTAATGCCTTGAAGACACTGACGCTTGGTGATCTGCGATTTGAATTCACCTTAAGCGATGCTTCTACCGGAGCGAATGTAAAAGCTCGAGTTGAGAGGCTGAACATAACACTCACTACTTCAAAAGCAGCTGTTGCGAATGTTAACTTCACAGATGTAGCCGAGGGTTCTTACATCGTTGAGGTAGGTCAGTTTAGAGGTGCTCAAACGTCTGCACTTGACGTCAGGATTAATTACTTTAACGAAACCGGACTCGCGTCAGCTCCGATTGTTGATTTCTCGCAAGGTCGGTATATCTTTGCAGAAAATCAGCCCAACGTGAATGGAAGTTTAAGTACAACAAATAATGGATTCTTCCTGACGTTAACTGCTTCGACAATTACCGGGCGCGGTATAATTTTCACTTGGGATCCGACAGTTTATAATATCAACTCCTTCGGTGATGCATTACCAACGGAAGCCGTTATCGACAGCGGTGTAGTCAGAGCTGAAGAGAGAAACTACCGAGACACTTCGTTGGTGTTCCAGATCGGTGCTAACGAAGGTCATAACATGATCGCTGGTCTTGATGATATGCGAGCTGCGGCACTTGGGTTGACCCGCGATTCGCTGAAAGTCACTGACCAGAATAGTGCTGAAAGAACGATAATGGTTATCGATGCTGCTATTCACAAGGTAAGTACCGCAAGGGCTGCACTTGGTGCTGTCCAGAACAGGCTTGAACACACGATTGCAAACCTCGGTGTAGCTGCGGAGAACCTGACAGCAGCCGAAAGCCGAATCAGAGATGCCGATATGGCAAAAGAGATGATGCAATTCACCAAACAACAGATCCTGCTCCAGTCGAGTATGGCGATGCTCGCGCAGGCGAACGCTCAACCACAGAACGTGTTGCAGCTGCTGAGGTAA
- a CDS encoding tetratricopeptide repeat-containing glycosyltransferase family 2 protein, whose translation MSQERCLLSVAMIMRDEAHNLDRALGSIRPYVDEIIVVDTGSKDNSVEIARKYTDKIYYYEWHDDFSAARNFSLQFPTCEWVLIYDADEEVREDFAGIREFLKSLPKDVNTVYLPTISYLDWDLKKVEVASTARVFRNGTVRYEHIVHNQPVYKGKVVEAKFPIYHYGYIWTRSLKKKKYARSSTLIRKTLEEKDLSPHEEIYYTAQLYKIESIGGKVHEKYQLAERTIRLLKEYKALTPIALEVMFLHGMDLYAKGLHDSAEELFRWTISFVSENPDPYCGLAILYDAKKDYEKVIEAAEKFFENKALVERFPEKFVWTIMSLKFSASVRMVLSLAYLRLGNILKFREHFPKIFEEAELTAEDPKKIGSYILASFLQLSDEQLREIEPEFYETVRFCRLHGVKIPLLQVVDKLQHAGLTVRDELFENAELSNFEKLVFEKLKGTNKDLLMDWLFGIDRVSKISELGVGALLTYFQFSSDDLTEKLKVLNAIRKSEDSTLAGVAYALIGDLYLKNGNFKPAIEYYRRAIEKLPEVSKFLKVVVDDLKSRITPEIDGTFEEIREFFFKNREFFADLSKIYPIEELQHAYLISDSDFAKYLSAVYSMDKDREKARKLLEEIKAREAFPFFYYRLGKIYELSNSQDDLKKAYEYHTKACITNYNLGDIALGQFPFDGFYVCEEFGNEDDEIVWVGNISENHSGLGLISPVRVWRKCETFYYVQPFPTIEVLQQYKRKLKNFRLSTLKPDYGNLMEVLLNYRLKDFQVLDFELDDYRHLIDSACRELGSYLSSESRNLLSFEALNIFPNIETFVRDFETVVMFYYVPDFSKKEDIVWRYPLFRVIRNSEQILKLFESLGFKEIKIESLSNNLRVIYARKS comes from the coding sequence ATGTCGCAAGAACGCTGCCTTCTAAGTGTTGCGATGATTATGAGAGATGAAGCCCACAACTTGGATAGGGCTTTAGGAAGTATAAGACCCTATGTGGATGAGATTATTGTGGTTGACACAGGTTCGAAGGATAATAGTGTGGAAATTGCAAGAAAGTACACTGACAAAATCTATTACTACGAGTGGCATGATGACTTCTCCGCTGCACGGAATTTTTCACTCCAGTTTCCCACCTGTGAGTGGGTACTCATATACGATGCTGACGAAGAGGTTAGGGAGGATTTTGCCGGGATAAGAGAGTTTTTGAAGAGCCTTCCGAAGGACGTTAACACCGTGTATCTGCCGACCATCAGTTATCTTGACTGGGATCTGAAGAAAGTGGAAGTTGCCTCGACCGCCAGGGTGTTTAGAAACGGGACTGTTAGGTACGAGCACATTGTACACAATCAGCCTGTTTACAAAGGAAAAGTAGTCGAGGCAAAGTTTCCGATTTACCATTATGGATACATTTGGACAAGGAGCTTAAAGAAGAAAAAATACGCGCGTTCCAGTACACTTATCCGCAAGACGCTGGAAGAGAAGGATTTATCGCCTCACGAAGAAATTTACTACACGGCGCAATTGTACAAGATTGAATCTATTGGTGGTAAGGTTCACGAAAAATATCAACTGGCCGAAAGAACTATCCGCCTTTTGAAAGAATACAAGGCACTAACCCCTATTGCCCTCGAGGTCATGTTCCTTCATGGCATGGACTTATACGCGAAGGGACTACATGATTCAGCGGAAGAACTTTTCCGATGGACGATAAGTTTTGTATCCGAGAATCCCGATCCTTATTGCGGGCTTGCAATCTTATACGATGCAAAGAAAGACTACGAAAAAGTTATTGAAGCTGCAGAAAAGTTTTTTGAGAATAAAGCATTGGTGGAAAGATTTCCAGAAAAGTTCGTTTGGACAATAATGTCTCTAAAATTTTCGGCATCAGTTAGGATGGTATTGAGTTTGGCTTATCTAAGGTTGGGAAACATTTTAAAGTTCAGAGAGCACTTCCCTAAAATCTTTGAAGAAGCAGAGTTAACGGCCGAAGACCCAAAGAAGATAGGGAGCTACATCTTAGCGAGCTTTCTTCAACTTAGCGATGAACAACTTCGTGAAATTGAACCAGAGTTTTACGAAACGGTTCGTTTTTGTCGCTTACACGGGGTTAAAATTCCTCTTTTGCAAGTTGTTGACAAGCTTCAGCATGCTGGACTGACTGTAAGGGATGAGTTGTTTGAAAATGCCGAGCTTTCTAACTTTGAAAAACTCGTTTTTGAAAAGCTCAAGGGAACAAATAAAGACCTGCTTATGGATTGGCTTTTTGGAATTGACAGGGTTTCGAAGATCTCGGAACTGGGTGTTGGTGCTCTGCTAACTTACTTTCAGTTTAGTAGCGATGATTTGACTGAGAAATTGAAAGTTTTGAACGCAATAAGAAAATCCGAGGACTCAACATTAGCTGGAGTTGCTTATGCTCTGATAGGAGACCTCTATTTAAAGAACGGTAATTTCAAACCGGCGATTGAATACTATCGAAGAGCCATCGAAAAATTGCCAGAGGTTTCAAAGTTCTTAAAGGTTGTCGTGGATGATCTGAAATCGAGAATCACTCCTGAGATAGACGGAACTTTTGAAGAAATCCGAGAGTTTTTCTTCAAAAACAGAGAGTTCTTTGCGGACTTGAGCAAAATTTACCCTATCGAAGAGTTGCAACACGCTTATTTGATTTCAGATTCTGATTTTGCAAAGTACTTAAGTGCCGTCTATTCGATGGATAAGGACAGAGAAAAAGCCAGAAAGCTTTTAGAGGAGATAAAGGCCAGGGAAGCTTTCCCGTTCTTTTATTACAGACTCGGCAAGATTTATGAACTTTCTAACAGTCAGGATGACCTTAAGAAAGCGTACGAATATCATACCAAAGCCTGTATCACGAACTACAATTTGGGGGATATCGCATTAGGACAGTTTCCGTTCGATGGATTTTATGTATGCGAAGAATTCGGTAATGAAGATGACGAAATAGTTTGGGTTGGTAACATTTCAGAAAATCATTCCGGACTTGGATTGATATCACCGGTCCGGGTTTGGAGGAAGTGTGAAACATTCTATTACGTTCAACCTTTCCCAACAATTGAGGTATTACAACAATACAAAAGGAAACTGAAGAATTTTAGGCTAAGCACTTTAAAACCCGATTACGGAAACTTAATGGAAGTTTTATTGAATTATCGACTGAAGGATTTCCAAGTTTTGGATTTTGAACTGGACGATTACAGGCATTTAATAGACAGTGCGTGTAGAGAACTTGGAAGCTACTTGTCATCAGAATCGAGGAATCTGTTAAGTTTTGAAGCCTTGAACATTTTCCCGAACATTGAAACCTTCGTTCGTGATTTTGAAACGGTAGTCATGTTCTATTACGTTCCTGATTTTTCCAAGAAAGAAGATATCGTATGGAGGTACCCGTTGTTTAGAGTGATCAGGAACTCTGAGCAAATTCTCAAGCTCTTTGAGAGTTTGGGGTTCAAAGAGATCAAAATTGAATCACTCTCAAATAACTTAAGGGTAATATATGCGCGCAAGTCTTAG